From a region of the Nothobranchius furzeri strain GRZ-AD chromosome 12, NfurGRZ-RIMD1, whole genome shotgun sequence genome:
- the mrpl57 gene encoding large ribosomal subunit protein mL63, with product MFLTLTLLRKGTPGKQWIGKYRRFRPITWQMKRNMLKHLEREAENEYWISRPYMTPEQEYCHAAERRAQNWLKIKESNFSNFPEHKYITDHLSHLRITKTWSS from the coding sequence ATGTTCCTCACCCTCACTCTTCTGCGGAAAGGTACTCCAGGGAAGCAGTGGATCGGCAAGTATCGGCGTTTTCGGCCAATCACGTGGCAGATGAAACGCAACATGCTGAAGCATTTGGAGCGTGAGGCAGAGAATGAATACTGGATCAGCCGGCCGTACATGACCCCCGAGCAAGAGTACTGCCACGCCGCTGAGCGCAGAGCCCAAAACTGGTTGAAGATCAAGGAGTCCAACTTCTCAAATTTCCCTGAGCACAAGTACATCACGGACCACCTGAGTCATCTGAGAATCACCAAGACATGGTCGAGTTAA